Proteins encoded within one genomic window of Methanosarcina barkeri str. Wiesmoor:
- the mprF gene encoding bifunctional lysylphosphatidylglycerol flippase/synthetase MprF: protein MTDKGSMREKTLRIERFAGYLLPVVIFSLALWTLDRQIHHLHSMYVLRSITSIPLSHIELAFFLTFLSYLALTGYDYLAVRHINHPLPYKQTARASFISTSISYSVGFNALTGSSLRYRLYSRNGLNLRQIWEIIIFCILTFWVGFCFVGGLLFTFYPVKLSDYVPEIPVPLNLVGILLLLSVAVYFFFSFRTLNFKAKGYQIRVPEPKIAFLQLVLSSVDYLLSGSIIYFLLPSNPHLTLLHVLVFFALAQIIGLISTVPGGLGVFETLMLFMLEPYFGTVDIIKPLLLFRTIYYFVPFLIGLLALMFYEYQERDKFLRKIEKATYSSLSELTPRIFSILVFLGGVSLLFSGALPSDPRYLHDLNYLIPLPLIEVSRLFGSIMGVLLLLLANGLWKRIDGAYILSLSVLLMGGIFALLKNFDYHEAAILFTLFFFLLPCRKYFYRKSSLMHQSFSRSNVIAITLVFVSFAWLGFFSYHNVKYSNELWWQFGINSQASSFLRATVGAFILLLVLGMAKILSPFSRDIHMPGAEEMELAKRIINQSEETAGNLVFTGDKYLLFDDEKKAFLMYGVSGKTWVAMGDIVGTSNQAKELIWDFYEMSKLHQGRAAFYEVSEKYIPVYLDLGLTLIKIGEEAKVSLEAFTLEGSTGKDFRYTVRNVEKKGYWFEIVSKEEVQSLMPELKKISDAWLKLKAGKEKRFSIGYFNEKYLSNFPIALVRNESEIVAFANIWTGADNEEISVDLMRHSPDAPDRTMEYLFVKLMLWGKEKGYRRFSLGMAPLSGLETRQFAPMWHKIGSLIFTHGEHFYNYKGLRDFKEKFNPIWSPKYITLPNGFKQGFVLKDIAALISGGVKGIFSKENKRPASRRGNQLPEKPSEELT from the coding sequence ATGACAGACAAAGGAAGTATGCGGGAAAAGACCCTTAGAATAGAGAGGTTTGCAGGCTACCTTCTGCCAGTGGTTATATTTTCCCTGGCTTTGTGGACCCTGGATAGACAGATACATCATTTGCACTCAATGTATGTACTCAGAAGTATTACCAGCATTCCATTGAGCCATATAGAGCTTGCGTTCTTTTTAACTTTCTTGAGTTATCTGGCTTTAACAGGTTATGATTACCTGGCAGTTCGTCATATTAATCACCCTCTGCCCTATAAGCAGACTGCCAGGGCCTCTTTTATCAGCACGTCCATAAGTTATAGTGTTGGTTTTAATGCCCTGACAGGAAGTTCCCTGAGATACAGGTTGTACTCAAGAAACGGGCTGAACCTACGCCAGATCTGGGAAATTATAATTTTCTGCATACTCACCTTCTGGGTCGGGTTTTGCTTTGTCGGAGGCTTGCTCTTCACATTCTATCCTGTGAAACTGTCAGATTACGTGCCCGAGATTCCTGTCCCGTTAAACCTTGTTGGAATTCTTTTACTGCTAAGTGTTGCTGTTTATTTCTTTTTCTCGTTCAGGACGTTGAATTTCAAGGCAAAAGGGTACCAGATCAGGGTCCCTGAACCGAAAATAGCGTTCTTGCAGCTTGTCTTATCATCAGTGGATTACCTGCTTTCGGGAAGTATTATCTATTTCCTTTTACCTTCAAATCCACATCTTACCCTGCTTCATGTCCTTGTGTTCTTTGCACTGGCGCAGATTATAGGGCTAATAAGTACTGTCCCGGGCGGGCTCGGGGTTTTTGAAACTCTTATGCTGTTTATGCTGGAACCGTATTTCGGTACGGTCGATATAATTAAACCGCTTCTCCTTTTCAGGACAATTTACTATTTCGTTCCCTTCCTTATTGGACTGCTGGCCCTTATGTTCTATGAATATCAAGAGAGAGACAAATTCCTGAGGAAAATTGAGAAAGCCACGTATTCAAGCCTATCCGAACTAACACCTCGGATCTTTTCGATTCTTGTTTTCCTTGGAGGAGTTTCCCTTCTCTTTTCTGGAGCCCTGCCTTCAGATCCAAGGTACCTGCATGACCTTAATTACCTTATTCCTCTTCCCTTAATCGAAGTCTCAAGGCTTTTTGGAAGCATTATGGGGGTATTGCTCCTACTCCTGGCAAACGGCCTCTGGAAAAGAATTGACGGAGCCTATATTCTTTCTCTTTCCGTACTCTTGATGGGTGGGATATTTGCCCTCTTGAAAAACTTTGATTACCATGAAGCTGCGATTCTTTTTACCCTGTTTTTCTTTTTGCTTCCCTGCAGGAAATATTTTTACAGAAAATCCTCGCTTATGCATCAGTCTTTTAGCAGGAGTAATGTAATTGCAATAACCCTGGTCTTCGTAAGCTTCGCATGGCTTGGATTTTTTTCATACCATAACGTGAAATATTCAAACGAACTCTGGTGGCAGTTCGGGATCAATTCCCAGGCTTCCAGCTTTTTAAGGGCTACAGTCGGAGCTTTTATTCTGCTTCTTGTTCTCGGGATGGCAAAAATCCTGAGCCCTTTTTCCAGGGACATTCACATGCCAGGAGCAGAGGAAATGGAGCTTGCAAAAAGAATTATTAACCAGAGTGAGGAAACGGCTGGAAACCTGGTGTTTACAGGAGACAAATATCTGCTTTTTGATGATGAAAAAAAGGCTTTTTTGATGTATGGAGTTTCCGGAAAGACCTGGGTTGCAATGGGAGATATCGTTGGAACCAGTAATCAGGCAAAAGAGCTGATCTGGGACTTTTATGAAATGAGCAAGCTGCACCAGGGGAGGGCTGCTTTCTATGAGGTGAGCGAAAAATATATTCCGGTTTATCTTGACCTCGGCCTGACCCTGATAAAAATAGGGGAAGAGGCAAAAGTTTCCCTAGAGGCTTTTACCCTGGAAGGAAGTACAGGCAAAGATTTCCGTTATACCGTAAGGAATGTGGAGAAAAAAGGATACTGGTTTGAAATTGTCTCTAAAGAAGAGGTTCAGAGCCTTATGCCTGAGCTCAAAAAGATCTCGGATGCCTGGCTCAAGTTAAAAGCAGGAAAAGAAAAGCGATTCTCAATTGGCTACTTTAACGAGAAATATCTGAGCAATTTCCCGATTGCCCTTGTCAGGAACGAATCCGAAATCGTTGCTTTTGCAAACATCTGGACAGGCGCGGATAATGAAGAAATTAGTGTTGACCTCATGCGCCACAGTCCCGATGCTCCTGACAGGACGATGGAATATCTTTTTGTCAAACTCATGCTCTGGGGAAAAGAAAAAGGGTACAGGCGCTTTTCACTCGGAATGGCTCCACTTTCAGGGCTTGAAACCCGGCAATTCGCTCCTATGTGGCATAAAATCGGGTCTTTAATCTTTACCCATGGAGAACACTTTTATAATTATAAGGGACTGCGGGATTTTAAAGAAAAGTTCAATCCCATCTGGAGCCCGAAATATATCACTCTTCCTAATGGGTTTAAACAGGGCTTTGTCTTAAAAGATATTGCAGCCCTGATTTCAGGAGGAGTAAAAGGGATTTTCTCAAAAGAAAATAAACGACCAGCAAGCCGTAGAGGAAATCAACTACCTGAAAAGCCATCCGAAGAACTCACCTGA
- a CDS encoding ferredoxin-thioredoxin reductase catalytic domain-containing protein, producing MDKVYKRLNNQVEKSGYHLNPDIEFTKDLVRGLLANEQRYGYWSCPCRLSANNLEEDLDIVCPCYYRDPDLNDYGACYCALYVSDEVIRGERSVESIPERRPPKEQRDAERAEEKKRAEVIESMEFTGKLSKPVWRCKVCGYLCAMDEPPGICPICKAKKERFERFM from the coding sequence GTGGACAAAGTCTATAAGCGCTTGAATAATCAGGTCGAAAAGTCGGGATATCATCTCAACCCTGATATTGAGTTCACAAAGGATCTTGTACGGGGGTTGCTTGCGAATGAACAGCGGTATGGCTATTGGTCCTGTCCATGCCGACTTTCTGCTAACAATCTGGAAGAGGACTTGGATATTGTCTGTCCCTGCTACTATAGAGACCCCGACCTGAACGATTACGGGGCCTGTTACTGTGCACTTTATGTTTCGGATGAAGTTATCCGGGGAGAAAGAAGTGTAGAATCGATTCCTGAAAGGCGTCCTCCGAAAGAACAGAGGGACGCTGAAAGAGCCGAAGAAAAGAAAAGAGCAGAGGTGATAGAGAGTATGGAATTTACAGGGAAACTTTCAAAACCTGTGTGGAGATGTAAGGTTTGCGGATATCTCTGTGCCATGGACGAACCGCCTGGCATCTGCCCTATCTGTAAAGCGAAAAAGGAAAGATTTGAACGATTTATGTAA
- a CDS encoding glutaredoxin family protein encodes MDVSTLNKEKGDHISGIDRGKVVMYGLSTCVWCKRTKKLLTDLGVDFDFIYVDRLEGKEENQAVEEVRHFNPSTSFPTTVINGEKAIVGFKEKEIREALGFQG; translated from the coding sequence ATGGATGTATCTACTCTGAATAAAGAAAAAGGAGATCACATTTCTGGAATTGATAGGGGTAAGGTTGTAATGTATGGGCTTAGCACCTGTGTATGGTGTAAAAGGACCAAAAAACTGCTTACCGATCTTGGTGTGGACTTCGATTTTATATACGTGGATAGGCTTGAAGGAAAAGAAGAAAACCAGGCTGTTGAGGAAGTAAGGCACTTCAATCCTTCAACTTCTTTCCCGACAACTGTTATAAATGGGGAAAAAGCGATCGTGGGTTTTAAAGAAAAAGAAATCCGTGAAGCCCTTGGATTTCAAGGATAA
- a CDS encoding group II intron maturase-specific domain-containing protein, with protein MTELCSLYNEGVDFLGWNFRKYKDKLLTKLSKKSIERFTETISQTLRKGMACSQENLISKLNPIIRGWTNYHSSVVSSETFQTLDHRIWEML; from the coding sequence ATTACAGAGCTATGCAGTCTCTATAATGAAGGCGTCGACTTTCTCGGCTGGAATTTCCGCAAGTATAAAGACAAGCTTCTGACCAAGCTTTCCAAGAAGTCAATTGAAAGATTCACTGAAACAATCAGTCAAACCTTAAGGAAAGGAATGGCATGTTCTCAAGAAAATTTAATTTCTAAACTAAATCCCATAATTAGAGGTTGGACTAACTACCACAGTTCAGTGGTTTCTTCTGAAACATTCCAGACACTTGACCATCGAATCTGGGAAATGCTATAG
- a CDS encoding homoserine O-acetyltransferase — translation MEISTQVPSFKNLFSGKKGQNLGLVRSMNYEIPGIFRLESGKTLSHVRIEYEMYGKMNADKSNVILVCHALTGDAHAAGFHTGDKKPGWWNIVIGPNKAFDTERYCIVCSNIIGGCKGSTGPSSINPETGKPYGISFPILTIADMVNAQKKLVEHLGVKQLFAVAGGSMGGMQVLQWTVSYPEMVKKAIAIATTASTTPQQIAFGAIGRKAITDDPKWNGGNYYGKKTPAQGLALARMIGHITYLSDASMQKKFGRDKQEKVGPDMPKISSKVSSEVSPAASSKTSSETSPETSSKTSSKTSSETSSKTSSKTSSKTSSKTSSETSSETSSKTFSETFPDRSSHFQVESYLNHQGDTFTKRFDANSYLYITKAVDFFDLSKNGSLIEGLSVVTAKYLVISITSDWLYPPYQSQEIVSALTANGVDAKYEEIRSQYGHDAFLLEEGQLNYLIRGFLSQILVSDIMYRNFYSVSRNETIENASTLMVKKKVNHLPVVSEDGKLEGIVTSWDITKAVACKITELDEIITRDVKYVFSGDKIETASSIMEDFSISALPVIDSENRVIGMVTSESISALIGKFS, via the coding sequence ATGGAGATCTCGACCCAGGTTCCTTCCTTCAAAAATCTTTTTTCGGGAAAAAAAGGCCAGAATCTTGGGCTAGTCCGTTCAATGAACTATGAAATTCCTGGAATTTTCAGGCTCGAGAGCGGAAAGACTCTTTCCCATGTCCGGATAGAGTACGAGATGTACGGGAAGATGAACGCGGATAAGAGTAATGTTATCCTGGTCTGCCACGCCCTTACAGGTGATGCTCATGCTGCCGGATTTCATACAGGCGACAAAAAGCCGGGCTGGTGGAACATTGTAATTGGCCCGAATAAGGCATTTGATACGGAAAGATATTGCATCGTCTGTTCAAACATAATTGGAGGCTGTAAAGGTTCTACAGGCCCTTCTTCCATCAACCCTGAAACAGGAAAGCCTTACGGTATTTCTTTTCCTATACTTACTATTGCAGATATGGTAAATGCCCAGAAAAAGCTTGTCGAGCACCTGGGAGTAAAACAGCTTTTTGCAGTTGCAGGCGGCTCAATGGGCGGGATGCAGGTGCTTCAATGGACGGTCAGTTATCCTGAAATGGTTAAAAAAGCAATTGCAATCGCAACAACTGCGTCCACAACCCCTCAGCAAATCGCATTTGGGGCAATCGGTAGAAAAGCGATAACAGATGATCCAAAGTGGAATGGAGGTAACTATTACGGAAAGAAAACTCCTGCACAGGGCCTGGCGCTTGCCCGCATGATAGGCCATATTACATACTTAAGCGATGCTTCGATGCAAAAGAAGTTCGGGAGAGACAAACAGGAGAAAGTAGGCCCGGATATGCCTAAAATCTCTTCCAAAGTCTCTTCAGAAGTCTCTCCAGCAGCCTCTTCAAAAACCTCTTCAGAAACTTCTCCAGAAACCTCTTCAAAAACCTCTTCAAAAACCTCTTCAGAAACCTCTTCAAAAACCTCTTCAAAAACCTCTTCAAAAACCTCTTCAAAAACCTCTTCAGAAACCTCTTCAGAAACCTCTTCAAAAACCTTTTCAGAAACTTTCCCTGACCGCTCCTCACATTTTCAGGTCGAAAGCTACCTGAATCACCAGGGAGATACCTTTACAAAGCGTTTTGATGCCAATTCTTATCTTTATATCACAAAAGCCGTAGATTTTTTTGACCTTTCAAAAAACGGGTCTCTTATAGAGGGTCTTTCCGTAGTTACTGCAAAATATCTTGTGATTTCTATAACCTCAGACTGGCTATATCCTCCCTATCAATCCCAGGAAATCGTGTCTGCACTTACTGCAAACGGGGTTGATGCCAAATACGAAGAAATCAGGTCTCAGTACGGGCATGATGCTTTTTTGCTTGAAGAAGGGCAGCTCAATTACCTTATAAGGGGCTTTCTTTCTCAGATTCTTGTAAGTGATATCATGTATCGGAACTTCTATTCGGTTTCCAGAAACGAAACAATTGAAAACGCTTCAACTCTTATGGTAAAAAAGAAAGTAAACCATCTACCTGTAGTCTCAGAGGATGGAAAACTTGAAGGCATAGTCACTTCCTGGGATATTACAAAAGCCGTTGCCTGCAAAATCACCGAACTGGATGAGATAATTACCCGCGACGTGAAATACGTATTTTCAGGTGATAAAATTGAGACTGCATCCTCGATAATGGAAGATTTCTCGATTTCTGCGCTTCCTGTAATCGATTCTGAAAACCGAGTTATAGGTATGGTTACGAGTGAAAGCATAAGCGCACTTATTGGAAAGTTCAGTTAA
- a CDS encoding O-acetylhomoserine aminocarboxypropyltransferase/cysteine synthase family protein, with protein MKDKNRNLNEKEGKENRGSQTNESQTKESREKKKSESLGVSTLAVHAGAKPDPATGARSVPIYQTAAYVFKDAEEAADLFGLRKEGNIYTRLMNPTTDVFEKRIAALEGGIGALAVASGMAAITTALLTFTRPGDEIISGDKLYGGTYELFNYTFPKLGRTVKFVDVGKPEEFKNAISEKTKAIYVESIGNPGLDIPDFEKLAEIAHGAGIPFVVDNTVSPLILRPIDHGVDIVVYSATKFIGGHGTSIGGVIVDSGNFYWKPEKFPEICEPDPGYHGLKYKEAFGKAAFIAKARVQFIRDTGACISPFNSFLFTLGLETLPLRMKKHCDNALEIAKFLEKHPKVSWVSYPGLESHCSYELAKKYLKSGYGALIGFGIKGGARECKKFIEGLEIFSHLANIGDAKSLVIHPASTTHEQLSKEEQLACGVTEDFIRLSIGIEDAKDLISDIKQALSEV; from the coding sequence ATGAAGGACAAAAACAGAAATCTAAACGAAAAAGAAGGCAAGGAAAATCGGGGAAGTCAGACAAACGAAAGTCAGACAAAAGAAAGCAGGGAAAAAAAGAAGTCTGAAAGTCTGGGAGTTTCCACTCTTGCCGTACATGCAGGCGCAAAACCTGATCCGGCTACCGGAGCAAGGTCAGTTCCTATTTATCAGACTGCAGCGTATGTATTTAAGGACGCTGAGGAAGCTGCTGATCTATTCGGACTCAGGAAAGAAGGCAATATTTATACCCGCCTTATGAACCCCACAACCGATGTCTTTGAGAAAAGAATAGCTGCTCTTGAAGGAGGCATAGGTGCCCTTGCAGTAGCCTCAGGGATGGCTGCAATTACAACCGCACTTCTCACTTTCACAAGGCCCGGAGACGAGATTATTTCAGGGGATAAGCTTTACGGAGGAACCTACGAGCTTTTCAATTATACTTTCCCCAAGCTCGGAAGAACCGTAAAATTCGTAGATGTCGGTAAGCCTGAAGAATTCAAAAATGCAATCTCGGAAAAAACAAAAGCCATCTATGTGGAATCAATAGGAAATCCCGGGCTTGATATTCCTGATTTTGAAAAACTCGCCGAAATCGCTCATGGTGCAGGAATTCCCTTTGTAGTGGATAATACGGTGTCTCCCCTGATCTTACGACCAATTGACCACGGGGTAGATATAGTCGTATATTCAGCAACAAAATTCATAGGAGGTCATGGGACTTCTATAGGAGGGGTAATTGTTGACTCAGGAAACTTTTACTGGAAACCTGAAAAATTCCCTGAGATTTGCGAGCCTGATCCCGGATACCACGGTCTGAAGTATAAGGAAGCCTTTGGAAAGGCTGCCTTTATTGCAAAAGCAAGGGTGCAGTTCATCAGGGACACTGGGGCATGCATTTCTCCTTTTAATTCATTCCTCTTTACCCTGGGGCTTGAAACTCTGCCTCTCAGAATGAAAAAACATTGTGATAACGCTCTGGAGATTGCAAAATTCCTGGAAAAGCACCCTAAGGTTTCCTGGGTTTCGTATCCTGGGCTTGAATCCCATTGCAGCTATGAGCTTGCGAAGAAATACCTTAAATCAGGGTATGGCGCACTTATAGGCTTTGGAATCAAAGGTGGAGCCAGGGAATGCAAAAAATTTATAGAAGGGCTTGAGATCTTTTCCCACCTTGCAAATATCGGAGATGCAAAAAGTCTTGTAATTCATCCAGCTTCAACCACCCATGAACAGCTATCAAAAGAAGAACAGCTTGCCTGCGGCGTAACTGAGGACTTTATCAGGCTTTCCATAGGAATTGAGGATGCAAAGGACCTTATTTCCGATATTAAGCAGGCACTCTCCGAGGTATGA
- the nifU gene encoding Fe-S cluster assembly scaffold protein NifU, with protein sequence MDYSLKVMDHFSNPRNMGSIENSDGVGEVGNAKCGDIMKIYLKVEDNRIADVKFQTFGCGAAIASSSMATEMIKGKTLEEAWKLSNKAVAEALDGLPPIKMHCSMLAEEAIHEAINDYLKKKGLEPWTE encoded by the coding sequence ATGGATTACAGCCTTAAAGTAATGGACCACTTTTCAAATCCAAGAAACATGGGAAGCATTGAGAACAGTGATGGTGTAGGAGAAGTTGGGAATGCGAAGTGCGGAGATATAATGAAAATCTACCTCAAGGTTGAGGATAATCGGATTGCGGACGTGAAGTTCCAGACCTTCGGATGCGGAGCTGCAATCGCATCAAGCAGTATGGCAACCGAAATGATTAAAGGAAAAACCCTTGAAGAAGCCTGGAAACTTTCAAACAAAGCCGTTGCAGAAGCCCTTGATGGACTTCCCCCAATAAAAATGCACTGTTCAATGCTTGCAGAAGAGGCGATCCATGAAGCAATTAACGATTATCTAAAGAAAAAAGGACTTGAGCCGTGGACAGAATAA
- the nifS gene encoding cysteine desulfurase NifS — protein MYIHNCEGASVTIEDKTIYMDNSATTPIRKEVVEEMLPYMTENFGNPSSIYEIGKISKHAIDKARVKVANALGAEENEIYFTSGGTESDNWAIKGIAFANRNKGKHIITSSIEHHAVLHTCAWLEGQGFEVTYLPVDKYGMVSPEEVKKAIRDDTILISIMLANNEIGTIQPVEEIGKITKENRIYFHTDAVQAIGHIPIDVKKMNIDLLSLSGHKFEGPKGCGALYIRKGTKIDTLLHGGAQERKRRAGTENVPAIVGLGKAIELATAKIEESNKNLLELREHFIRGLLKIPKTHLNGHPTQRLANNVNVTFEYIEGESLLLLLNANGIFASTGSACNSSSLEPSHVLTACGVPHEIVHGSLRLSLGRTNSKKDVDRVLEVLPEIVQKLRNMSPLTPKEYRTI, from the coding sequence ATGTATATTCACAATTGTGAAGGTGCAAGTGTGACCATTGAAGACAAGACCATTTACATGGACAACTCTGCTACAACGCCTATAAGAAAAGAAGTTGTCGAAGAGATGCTTCCCTACATGACCGAGAATTTCGGAAACCCTTCTTCTATCTATGAAATCGGGAAAATCTCAAAACATGCAATAGACAAAGCAAGAGTAAAGGTTGCCAATGCTCTCGGGGCTGAAGAAAACGAGATCTATTTTACATCCGGAGGCACGGAATCCGATAACTGGGCAATTAAGGGAATTGCCTTTGCAAACCGGAATAAAGGAAAACACATAATCACCTCTTCTATAGAACACCACGCAGTCCTTCATACCTGTGCCTGGCTGGAAGGGCAGGGCTTTGAGGTAACATACCTGCCTGTTGACAAATACGGAATGGTTTCTCCTGAGGAAGTGAAGAAAGCGATTCGAGATGACACCATCCTTATTTCCATAATGCTTGCAAACAACGAAATAGGAACAATCCAGCCTGTAGAAGAAATCGGAAAAATCACTAAAGAGAACCGGATATATTTCCATACGGACGCAGTGCAGGCAATAGGCCATATTCCTATCGATGTCAAAAAAATGAATATTGACCTTCTTTCCCTTTCAGGGCATAAATTCGAAGGCCCAAAGGGCTGTGGAGCCCTCTACATCCGAAAAGGGACAAAAATAGATACCCTTCTGCACGGTGGAGCTCAGGAAAGAAAGCGAAGGGCTGGAACCGAAAATGTCCCTGCTATTGTGGGCCTTGGAAAAGCTATAGAGCTTGCAACAGCCAAAATCGAAGAATCAAATAAAAACCTGCTCGAGCTGAGAGAACACTTTATTAGAGGTCTTCTGAAAATCCCGAAAACTCACCTCAATGGGCATCCTACACAGAGGCTCGCAAATAATGTAAATGTCACATTTGAATACATAGAGGGCGAATCTCTTTTGTTGCTATTGAATGCGAATGGAATTTTTGCATCTACCGGAAGCGCATGTAACTCTTCTTCTCTTGAACCCTCACATGTGCTTACAGCCTGTGGAGTCCCTCACGAAATTGTTCACGGTTCACTCAGACTTAGTCTTGGAAGGACGAATTCCAAAAAAGACGTGGACAGAGTACTTGAGGTTCTGCCTGAGATCGTGCAGAAGCTAAGAAACATGTCTCCACTTACCCCAAAAGAGTACAGGACTATTTAA
- a CDS encoding transcriptional regulator produces the protein METPCQKIVWDLVPAIRASLAIELVKKGQSQAASAKLLGIAPSAVSQYISGKRGYRIEFQGETKELIEKLAQDLIDNKVSDFVARICEICVSARGIENKCNSECAKEEQANYKTEDKTEDKAEDKAEDNKKSEA, from the coding sequence ATGGAAACTCCGTGTCAGAAGATTGTGTGGGATCTGGTTCCCGCAATAAGGGCCAGTCTTGCAATCGAACTTGTAAAAAAAGGACAGTCGCAGGCAGCGTCGGCAAAGTTGCTGGGGATTGCACCGTCGGCAGTTTCTCAGTACATTTCGGGAAAAAGAGGCTACAGAATTGAGTTTCAGGGCGAGACGAAAGAATTGATCGAAAAGCTTGCTCAGGATCTGATCGACAACAAAGTCAGCGACTTTGTAGCAAGAATCTGTGAGATCTGTGTAAGTGCCAGAGGAATTGAGAATAAGTGCAATAGTGAATGTGCCAAGGAAGAGCAAGCCAATTATAAAACGGAAGATAAAACGGAAGATAAAGCGGAAGATAAAGCGGAAGATAATAAAAAATCTGAAGCATAA
- the cysK gene encoding cysteine synthase A, translating to MGRIYSDITWTIGNTPLVRLNRITEGLHADVLAKVESFNPMGSVKDRIGLAMIEKAELEGKIKKGTTVIEATSGNTGIGLACVCAARGYKLILVMPETMTVERRKLLKALGAELVLTPGTEGMKGAVNKAEQMAADDPSLYFIAQQFQNPANPEIHRRTTAEEIWRDTDGKADVIVAGVGTGGTITGVASVLKKRKPAFKAIAVEPAESPVLSGGSPGPHKIQGIGAGFIPDVLQLDLVDEVIRVTGDNAAAMSRRLAKEEGILAGISSGAATYAALQVAAREEMNGKTIVVILPDTGERYLSTDLFD from the coding sequence ATGGGGCGAATATATTCCGACATAACCTGGACAATTGGTAATACGCCTCTTGTCAGGTTAAACCGCATAACAGAAGGTCTACATGCGGATGTGTTAGCTAAAGTAGAGTCCTTTAATCCTATGGGAAGTGTGAAGGACAGAATAGGGCTGGCGATGATTGAAAAAGCCGAACTTGAAGGGAAAATCAAAAAGGGTACCACTGTTATTGAAGCCACCAGCGGCAACACCGGCATCGGACTCGCCTGCGTCTGCGCTGCCCGTGGCTATAAGCTCATACTGGTTATGCCTGAAACAATGACGGTAGAACGAAGAAAACTCCTGAAAGCCCTGGGAGCAGAGCTGGTTCTGACCCCAGGAACGGAAGGAATGAAAGGAGCAGTTAATAAAGCCGAGCAGATGGCTGCTGACGATCCTTCGCTTTACTTCATAGCCCAGCAATTCCAGAATCCTGCAAATCCAGAAATTCACAGACGTACAACGGCTGAAGAAATCTGGAGAGATACTGATGGCAAAGCAGATGTCATTGTAGCAGGCGTGGGAACAGGCGGAACTATCACAGGCGTTGCCAGCGTCCTCAAAAAACGGAAACCTGCTTTTAAGGCTATTGCAGTCGAACCTGCCGAATCTCCTGTGCTCAGCGGCGGAAGCCCTGGACCACATAAAATCCAGGGTATTGGTGCAGGTTTTATTCCTGATGTACTCCAGCTTGACCTTGTTGATGAAGTGATCAGAGTAACCGGAGACAACGCCGCTGCCATGTCCCGGCGCCTGGCAAAGGAAGAAGGCATCCTTGCAGGCATATCTTCAGGCGCTGCTACCTATGCTGCACTGCAGGTCGCAGCCAGGGAAGAAATGAACGGAAAGACGATTGTTGTGATCTTGCCAGATACGGGAGAACGTTATCTGAGCACTGATCTCTTTGACTGA